In Brachypodium distachyon strain Bd21 chromosome 5, Brachypodium_distachyon_v3.0, whole genome shotgun sequence, the genomic window tacgaaCATGCCACGTCATCCGCCGTCACTACCAACAACCATGGTCAACCAAACGCCGACCCAGGCTCATCCCTAGGAATGGCGACTCATGGTGGGGCGCGGTTCTTCGCTCACACGACGGTCAGATCATCTTTCTGGAAGCCGAAAGTCGTGCCTGCTCGGGAAGGCATTGCTGGCCTATGCACAGATACTGGTGCTTATGTGCATTTGGAAAGCGACTGTCAGGTGCTCATTGACAGTGTCAAATCGGCGGAGGCTAATCGTTTGTCAGCTTGTTTCAGTCTTCGCGATCTTGATAGGCAGGTTAGAATTAGCTGGATTGCCCGGTCTGGGCAGTTTGCTAGAGAAAAAGCTTCGTCTGGTCTCTTAATTGGTTCGATCCTGGGCCTGTCCAGGGTCTCCTAAAATGTAACTGTAATTTGGTTAATCAGCCAGCTAATTGAGTGCTTTTTTCccataaaagaaaagatgccTGCTTTGTTCGTCGTAACCGACTGGTTTGATCCATGATTCGATTCTGCAACAATCCGAATTGGCGAAGAAAAGGATGAAACTACTCATCGGTGGTGCCACtagaaacaacaaaatcaCGAAGTTACCTATCATAAAGCTCGATTCAATTCTTACTCTGCTACTCCTTAGTCCCTCTCAGTTCAGTGAATTTCTCACAAACCTGGAGTAGATTCGAAGATATGTACTCAAGAAATCTGGGATAGAAGaggagggaaaagaagagaggaggaagagcttACCTGCTGCCAGCTGCTAGGCCCTCTGTGCCGGTCGCCGGCCAGGTCCTCCGCACCGGCCGCTGATCGCGGATGCCTGGTGGATCGTGAGATCGTGAGAGGAAGAAGTCGAACGGACTAGCTTCTTCGTTTCGTATTTTTTTCCCAAGGGCAAATATGTCATTTCGTTTGCAGGTAGGAGTATTCATCCGCGGAAGCAAATTGGATTTTATCAGAGGCAGGTGAACTTGGGGATATATATGACCAAAAATCCCCACTCCTAGGGTTCCCCTGAACCGCTCGCACACACATCTCCGcctcccctttcttcttctaagTTCTAATCCCCCCTCGAACCTGCCAGCCGTCGCCATTGCCGCGGTCTAAGACGAACTCCCCAAACCCGGTCATAACGTCCTACGGCCTACGGGGCGCCAAACGCGCCCCGAAATCGGCGAAGAACTTGAACGCGATTTGAAGCAGGCACCATAGGACCACACGCGCAATTCCATTCTTCCTTGTTCTCCTCTAATTTTCTGCTGGTTTGACCACACGATAAGAACAGATCCACCAGTGTTCAGATCTATTGGACCAGTGTGCGTCTGTGGACGCGTGGAACAAACACTGACCTGAGGATTGGATCATTGGGTTGCTTCGGATTCGATTCGTGCGATCTGTTTTTTTGGTGCCCAGGACATGATCAAATCTGTGGTGTATTTTGGGCACATCCCCATTGGGGACGTGGATGTGTGGCCAAAAGGCGAGACGAActtggcagcggcggcgtgggtgCGGGAGATCCGGTTGGACCGCCTCTCCCCGCCCAGCGAGCGgtgcccgccgctcgccgtTCTGCACACTGTATCCTCCCGCTGCCTTGTGATGGAGTCGAGGCTGACAGTCACAGCGGAcgagcccccgccgccgcttgtTGACATGCACACCGCTTGCCTCAGAGACAACAAGGTATATGAATTATTCCCGACAATCAGAAGACAATTTGAATAAATGAAAAATGCAAACGTTTTTAACTGACAAGTTCACTCGAGCAAAGGAATATTAATTAGCACATGATGTACTTGGtgcatttttttctgaaacatTTACTGCATTAATGATTACAACAATTCAGACTGAACAATTTATTCTGTGGACAGGGATTTTTGCAAGGATGTGTAGTTGACTAATGATACATTGATACTATTGGAACTTATATATTAGAGTTCACTTTTCTATGGACTAAGGACTTGGCTTTTACTTGATTGAATTAATAGAAATATAAAACCTGGCCTGTCTAACAATAAGGTTATAGCCTTAAAGGAACAGTGTTTCAAAATTGAAACAGGGCAACATATATTTCAATTCTTGAATACGAAAGATTGTCTGTGGAGACCTACTAGAGATTATGAAGGGTTTCTTTTCTTCGACACTTGTGGACTTTGGACTTGACATTACTTGTTCTCAGATGTTCATCACCACAATTCAGTGTGAACTCGGAACTCCACATACTGAAAGTGATATGTGAGGAATGAGCGAAGTGTTGCTTAAAGCCTTAAACtacttttgagtttgaacacATTAATGTGCATGGTATTCATCTGCTACCAAGTTAATGTGCTACTTGATTCCACTGGACGCGAATTCTTTGAGGAGCACAACTATATAAAGTAACCTGTTTTGCCCTTGTAGTTCGCCATATGGTGACATTGCTGTGAATATTCTTGGGTtctatttgtttgttttacgATTCAATGTAGATAGTTCTCAGCCAATCCATGCAAGAAAATATGGAACAAAATATGCTGTCCTTTGCCTTCCCTTTCTCCCTTTTTTGGTAGTGCTCTTTGTACAGGTATGTGCTAAATGCCTTGGGAATTACCCTCCCTTATACTTGGTTGCATTTTACATTTTCTATCCTTATTGTGCGTCCTTTCCTAATGAAGCGTCCATTCTGTTCCTTATATCATTCTAATTATTTCTTTGTGCTTGCAGACAGCGGTTTTTCCACTTGGAGCAGAAGAGATCCATTTAGTAGCTATGAAAGACAAGAGAAACTTGCCAAACCATGTGTGTTTTTGGGCCTATAAACTACCGTTAGGCTTGTATAATTCCTGCTTGAGCATGTTGAATCTTCGGTGCCTTGGTATTGTGTTTGACCTTGATGAAACACTAATTGTCGCCAATACCACTCGGTCTTTTGAAGACAGAATTGACGCACTCCAGAGAAAGTTGAGTAATGAGACTGATCCGCAGCGCATCAGTGGTATGTTGGCAGAGATTAAGAGGTACCAAGATGACAGGTCTATGCTAAAGCAGTATATAGAAAGTGATCAAGTTATTGATGGTGGGAAAGTTTATAAAGTACAGTCTGAGGTTGTCCCGCCTTTAGCTGATAATCCTCAACCTATGATACGTCCTATCATAAGGCTACAAGAGAAAAGTATTATATTCACACGCATAAATCCATCGGTACGTAGTTCATTACTTTGTTCTTAAAGCTTGTGATAGCCAAAAGCCTGCTGTCTCTCTGCATTTATATCCACAGCCTGTTTGGTTACGGTGCTGTCTGTTGTTCATGCATTACACAGTTGCTTGCAGAGCTTGGATCATATTAAATAAAGTCCTGCCCATAGTATTCATGGCAGGTTGCGTCCATTAGATGTTGTGGACAACCAAAAGctgttcttgttttcttggGCGTGCTGACTTTTGCTTTGTTAATACTTGGCACTTGCTTCTCTTTGGTCTTGATTCAAACATGTTTGCTTGTTGTTAGACTTTAGAGTTGATTTTCCATTCCTTTTTCTGTTAGATAAGAGATACCAGTGTTCTGGTACGGTTAAGGCCTGCATGGGATGATCTTCGGAGCTACTTAATTGCAAGAGGCCGCAAGCGTTTTGAGGTATATGTGTGCACAATGGCTGAGAGGGACTACGCTTTGGAAATGTGGAGGTTGCTCGATCCTGATTCTAGACTGATAAACTCGGTTCAACTTCCTGACAGGCTTGTCTGTGTCAAATCCGGTATGTGTTAAATCTTGCCTCCAATCATGACAATAACGAAATGAgtgtagttttttttacatacTGTTTGAATCGTGATGTCTATCATTTACCTCCTTATTATGTATTTCCATGTGCATTCATATAATAACTTGATATTTTCATCCTTTTGAGGTTAATGCTAAATTTATTCATGTAGGTTCTAGAAAGTCTTTGCTCAATGTATTCCATGATGGATCTTGCCACCCTGGAATGGCCCTAGTGATTGATGACCGTCTGAAAGTTTGGGATGAAAAGGACCAGGGTCGAGTTCACGTTGTTCCTGCCTTCTCTCCATATTACGCTCCCCAGGCAGAGGTAATGTCTATTTGTAGTTATTCTACCATCAAGTTATCTTACCGTATTGATTACCGTGGTCACTTCGTCTTTAATTTGTTACAGGAAAACTTCCCTATTCCAGTTCTCTGTGTTGCTAGAAATATTGCGTGCAATGTTAGGGGTGGCTTCTTCAAGTAAGAACAACATCTTTGCTATATGCTACCACATAAACTTGTTTTCCTGCTACTTGCACCAGAAAGCAACGTCGGATGATTTGTCCATGCAGAAAATTTATGGTTCAGTTTGCAGGGAATTTGATGAGGGTCTCCTACCATGGATTAGTGAGGTTCATTTTGATGATGAATTAAATCATGTTCCTTCTGCTCCTGATGTTGGTAATTATTTGGTTTCCGAGGTAAACTTTGTAAAGGCAGATGCTTCAGATTTACTACCTTGAAGTACCAACTTACACTGTTCTTTTGCCTTGTTAGGATGAAAGTGCCTCAATTTTGAGTGTAAACAAAGATCCACTGGCTTTTGATGGGATGGCAGGTCCAGAGGTGGAGAGGAGACTGAAGGTTTGCACTTGTACTATCTTGTTCTGAATTCCTTGTTACAAAAAGATGAATTGTGAAACGAATGATATCCATTTGCTCTTATGGTTGAGTACTAAGGTTCTATGACgcttttaaaaatattttgtcCATTTGCTCTTATAGTTAAGGAATACATTTATGAATCAGAAGGAAATAATggtttaatatttttcatgtgtAAAGTTTATTAAATTAGTAAGTTGAGTTAGgcctgaaaataaataaactaaAATTCTTTCTTTAACATATCAACACCTTTTTTGCATAACTTGACCTCTTGGTTCATTTGTCATTGAATACAAtaaggtagtgtttggttgagaTCACGAACTGAAATGTAATGGAATGGTTCCAAAAGTTGAGATGATTcctgtgtttggttcttagAACACAGAGAAGTGGAatggaaccatatggttcctcaAAAGGGAATATTCCCTCAATATGCCTAACCATCTCATTCCTCAAAAATGTAGGAATGAGTTGGTTCCAAGTAGAACCAGTGATCTAAGTGTTTGGTTCTTAGGATATAGAAAAGTAGAACCGTTCCATTACATTCCATTCCTATAAGAATAGAACCGTTCCGTTCTGTTCCACCTCGCTCTagaaccaaacactacctaaGAGTCTCATTACCAACAGTAGCATAAAATTTATTTGAAAATGCGGTTGCAGGAGACAATATTGCAACATCGGGTCATTGTTTTATTTGACCCAATACAAAAATATGCTCCCCCTTCCATAAATATATGGCATTTAGGACATGGACGTAGTCTGCAACATGCATTTTTCTATTTGTACGATCTTATCCACCTAATTTACTGTTTAGTATATCTCTATGCTCTAGGTCTGATAACCCCTAAATTAGCTGAATACAAGAATACAAGAGTTCCTTTTTATTAAACTGAATGAGCTTATATTAGCAtcgcttcttttttttgttgaaacaaCTAACGCACAACGCTAAAACTATGCATATGCCCTATGGTGGTGATTCAATGGGTTGTCTTCATGTAACACAAATGTTGATGTAAACAGCAGGCCAATATCCTCACATTTCTTAGCAATTACCATTGTTTGTAATGCATATCTAAACTACTTTTCAGGAAGCAGGCCACAGTGTTCAAACTGTGGGTCCAATAACTACAAATGTCGATGTGATGTCAGTAGCTTCTAACCAGCAATTGGTTACACCTTCATCTATCCCGTTAGCACCAGTACTGGGGATGGTGCCTTTGAATAACGTTCAAGGTCCGCAGTATCAATCTGCTATTGTGGATCCGTTGCAAGGTTCTCCAGCTAGAGAAGAGGGTGAGGTCCCCGAGTCTGAGTTGGATCCTGACACAAGGAGAAGGCTTCTCATATTACAGCATGGCCAAGACACCAGAGATCCTACaccaccctttcctgcagaACCTTCTGTAGAAGTACAGGTCTCAGTTCCTCCAGTGCAATCTCAGGGAAATTCGTTTTTCATGGAGGATTGGATGGACCCAAGAAGCTTAGATAGGACCTCGATGGGTTTTCCTTTAGAATCTGATTCTGTACATTATGATAAAAAGCAACCGCCGCAGCCATCATACTTCCATGGTGGGGATGATCATTTATCTTCTGATAGATTTAACTATCAGAACCAGAGATATACTTCTCAGGTGACTAATGATctattttgatcaaatttaattTATCTTTGTTCATTAATGAGGTGATTCTAGATGATGTGGTGACAAATGCTTGATTTGCTCAGCTGCCTCACAGTGAGGATTGCCGTATGCTTCCGAACCAGGCACCTACAACCTATAGGTCCTTTTCTGGTATGTTTTTGCTTGCCGTTGATATTTCTTTTGTGCCTACTGAATGTAGAAGCTTAAGATATTTAGAATATGCTATtatattatttaatttataatATCTTTattactcttataaagatctgagttggttGGTCTGGTCACTCCATAGACTAGCAGCAAATTGCAGTAATTGCCACCTATTCTATGTGGTAGATATACATACCACAATCTTTCAATTATAGTTGATTTGACCTTGAGATAATTATTATTTAGCGCAAAATTGGGGAATATAAGGGCGCAAGCCTTTAAACCTAGACATTACAGTTCGGTTCAGTTTTGACATAAATGGCTAGACATTATGGCTTGGGCATAATCTGTACTCTGTTAATATGTCCGCAAGTTAGTCATTACAGTTTGGTTCAGTTTTAGAAATGATAATATACTAAGTCCTTTGAGTTATTTTGGCTGGGTTTTgttatactccctcggtcATCCTTTAGGAGGCGTCTTAGATTTTACACGGGTACCAAGGCAGTCTAAAGTGGCTATATTTTGGACGAAATTACCCCTAGCTTGCAGCACTGTATGCGAATAGAAAAGAAGCAAGTGATTGGCAGTGTGCATGATGGGAAGTGTGAACGCTGGCTGGGAAGCAAAGGGGCTCTCTCGGGAAGCCAAGGGACCGATTAATTTagtctgcatgcatgcgtatgATGGCAGAACGGAGAGAGAAAACAGGAGCATTCTGGGCACCGTACATCTGAAAAAGGTTATACGCCTGCAAAATCTGGACAACACCATACAAATAACACGCCCCCCTAAAagtgggcggagggagtactgtctTGTTAGTATGCCTTAAGTTAATGACTACAATGGATGGGCataatccttttttttaaccaaacAGACTTAAATCCTTTTAATTgcattggagggagtagtaaagtTGTACcaagtctgagacacttattatggatcgaagggagtagtaAAGTTATGTGGTACCTTTTTCTGATATGTTTTCTTATATTGAATGATTTTCTTAATTTTACTTTAGCTGCATAAGTAAATTAATTGCATGCATATTTAGTGGTTGAACACCATGGTACTATTTCTGAACTCATTGCAAGCGCAAGCGTCAATTAGTTTAACATATCTAAGTGCATTTGTCATGTattgttttccttcttttggtGTATTCTCCTACTCTCCTGTGGTTAGACGATGATGTAAGATGCTCTTTCCATGCCAATTAATTGAATATTTGTGCACCTTTTCATGCTCCAGTACCCCAGTGTATGTAAACCCATCAGTGTGTGACTGTTACCAGCTACGGCGGAGAATAATAAGATTGCCCTCTGCCTCTTAGTAATCCTGTATACATGGTCATTTGAATGCTAATGTTTGGGAATACCATAGAGGTGATAAAAATAAGAACTGGATAGATGATTGCGCCCTTTAGTGCTGTCCTTTGAATGTGGTTTGTTACATGTAAGAAATTCTTGTTTGCTCTCAGTGGTGCTCCTGGGACTCCCCTACAGTTTTgctaataaataaataaattgcaatttCATGGATGCCCCTCTTAAACTATTTTATTTGTCTTAGTCTAGAGTATCTGAAACTGTATTTTCAATGTGAAGGAGAGGGCACAGCAACCCAGCGCCTTCATTCAGGGCAGAGAAGCGGCCAATTGGAATCAGGACATCAATTTGTACAATATACAGAGACATCTGGTGGTGTGCTGCAGGAGATTGCGGCGAAGTGTGGATTTAAGGTAGTTTTGTTGCAAGTAGCGACAAATCAGATATACCTTATCTTCAGTATGTTTTAGTTTTACCGTATCTGATGTGTTTCATCACTTGTTTCTAGGTGGAGTACCAGTCAACTTTATGTGATACTGCAGAGTTGCGATTCTCCATTGAGGTATTACAACTCCTGCCGACTGAAATGTCAACAATGTTTTAATAAACAATCTTGTTAATGAAAAAtggtattttcttttattggaAAATTCGAAAACTTGATGTTGATGTGGACGCCAGGATATAATCTTGATAACAAGAGTCACCAGATAGCAACTATTTGACATACATTTAAATTTCATGAACAATTTAAGTATGCTGCTGAATGGAAATTGTTCTAGTCCGCTTGCAGTTTTCACAATTTCTCACATTTTTCCATCTTTAACTTCCGTGTGGCTCTTCCAGGTTTGGGTTCTTGGAGAAAAAGTAGGTGAAGGAATGGGAAGAACTAGGAAAGAAGCACAACGGCAGGCTGCTGATATatctttaagaaatttggCAGGTGGGTTTGTGTTGAGCTCCCTAGTTTCTTGATTCCAGACGACAACTGGCAAATATGTAACCTGGACTTATGGGTGGTTGATTCTGGGTATTAATAGCATATGAAGCAATCGGCTGTTCaagaggattttttttatattagcTTACTTCAAAGATATCATCAAAGTCTCTGAATCTTTGGACAGCTTGTTGTTCTGATTTCTGACGCTCTAAGCATGTTTCAGCTATTAGTTATCTGAGGTCGCTGAAATGTTCCTCCATTTCTTTGTGTCTGTCCATAATTTCCTAATTTCCACTTTGGTTGATCTGATCTACGGGCACATATTGTCAATCCAAATTAGGCAGAAAATTATAAATACTGTAATGAATCAATCTTCCCATAAAGTGTATATAATTGTCGCTTTCTTTCCTCGCAGTATGTGTTAGATTTTGACGGTGAAGTTTTCTTGCAGATAAATTTCTGTCATTTGATCCAGATAAGATGACAGTTCTTAAGGATAACGGTTTTAGTAGCAATCCAAACGTATTCAGGTATACAGGAAGTAACAGAGATAACATGTTAACACCTGCAAACACTTCAGATGATTCTAGATATATGAATGAAAGACTTGACAATTCAAGCAAATCTACTGGCTCTGTTGCTGCTCTCAAGGAGCTTGTAAGTTACCTGCTTTAATTATCAGTTATGAACAAAGTGTATCCTTATAACTGAGATATATGTTTCCATGTGTTGCAGTGTACAGCAGAGGGGTATAACTTAATTTTCCACGCTCAGCCATCTCTGTCAGATAGTTCGACAGGTAAAGAAGTTCATGCGCAGGTTAGTACTCCATTTTGGCGAATGCTCATTGAAATTATCTCATACATGTAACAATGTGCGCACTATGAGTGTACTTAGTAAAAGCAAACTTCCGTTGACTTTAAAAGATGGTACAAGATGATATTCTGATTGTGATGTTTTGTATTACGGTAATGCCAGTAGAATAGCATTTGTTTTATGTTGTTATCAACTCGTCATTGGTTAAGGGATGCTCCGATAAGATTTTGATCTGATGGATTCAATAGAAAACATCGTTTGAACTTACTTCCATTTTTCAAGGAACTCGTGCTCTCGGtgtactttctttttcttttggtttacTTGCATTTGGCTTTTCAGGTCGAAATAGGTGGGCAAATCCTGGGACAAGGAGTTGGAGCAACATGGGAGGAAGCCAAGCTGCAGGTTGTGTGAGCTGATAAGAACAATATTTTTATTCATTTCTTCACTTCATTCTTCTTGGAGTTTTGAAATCTCTTTACAACCTTAATTACCATCCTTTCTGGATGCAATGTGGGGTTGGTTTCCTAAGGTGTCTAAGACATTACTTTTATGGTTTACTTTTGATGCAATGTACATTTGTTTTGGAGAGCTTTTCTGGATTACGTGCAGTTAATTTTCAGTATTTATTCCTGAGCCTGTTCTCTTACATAAATGTCCTTTTGTAGGCTGCTGATGGGGCTCTGGGAACTTTGAAATACATGCTCGGTCAACTTGGACAGAAACGGTCTGGATCTCCAAGGTGATTGTTAGCCAGTCTCTTGTTTGTTGTAGATCTGTAAGATCATTAGCACTCGAGTATTGGAATAGACCCGGACAAAGTTCTTTTGGAATGTGGTGTTTCATGCTTTTGGATGGGGGGCTAGGTTTTATCTGAACAGGGGATATTTTCcctattttcatttttcatacAAGTAAATATAATACCAGGTTAAAGCACATCTAGCACACACTAAGGAGTCTGCCGTAAGATAGAAGTAAGCAGCTTATACGTGAGGCTCACTTGTTTGCTGTTTAAAGTTAGATGATTAACAATGGCGTAGTATGAAATCTGGATGCTTAGATTGACGCCATTTAGCCATTATAAATGGCGCACTGCTGTAAACCCTTGACAGAAGTGTTGGAAGAAAAGTTTCCATTGTCTAGATTCTGGGCTAGCAGGAATGATGCTTGTTTGATTACAGCTAGCCAAGAAGAGATAAATTCTATGCCCTTTGAACAGAGATATGCTGTACTGCTATAGCACCCTAGTCAGTTTTAGAGAAACTGTAATCAACAACTAGCTGTGCACACATCCCATATTGCATTTGGTCctctttagttttttttaattcattaATGTAGCTTAGGTTATTGTTGTACACGAGCAAAATTTTATCACAAACTACGGCTATTTGTGAcctgtgaaaaaaaagaaagagatacATACATAGCGCAGGATACTattcatttgttttcttttttgcacaGTTCACAAATGGTCATAATTTTATGATGAATTTTGTAAATATAACATAACCTATCtccatgatttattttttcaaattttctgaaCAATCAGAAGAGCCACTTGAAATATAGAGTGTGCGCGCATTTAGTTGTCGAAAATCCACATTTGTTACCTTGTTCAGTTTTGTAGTTGATGATGAAGTTGGCTGATTTTAGTTTAGTGTTGACCATAATAGTGATTGCTCTTTCCGCAGATCATTTCCATCCAATTTTGGTAAGCGCTTCAAGCCAGATTTCCAGCGGACGGTGCAAAGGGTTCCTTCTGGCAGATATGCTAGGAATGATGGCCGTGTTCCTTGATTTTATTGTGTCGGAATCCTGGAGTTCTAAGGCCCcatttgtttgggcttcagcttcagcttttggtgtttctaacaatctcaaaagcacttcttccgtttacacatgatgctgagaagcacctccggacgtgcttctcagctagAAGTACCAAaagcacgtccggaggtgcttctcaacttcatgtgtaaatgggagaagtgcttttgagattgctagaagcaccaaaagctgaagcagaagccgAAACAAACAGAGCCTACGCTGGACAGGATCCGGAGTGGGTCGTGCAGGGTTGTTCAAAGGGAATGATTTTTGTATCGGTTGTAGAGTGGGTACGGAGTGGGTTGTAATAGAATAGTTGTTTTTGTTGCCTGCGGGCCTGTAAGTGCGTCGCGGTAATTTCTTCAATATATAATACACCTACTTGGgtgtattctaaaaaaaaaagctggaCAGGATCCATCAGTAGTTCATCGCAATCTGTTGCCCCTCAAGAGCTTCCATATTATGCTGTGTTTGGTTGAGGGAATGAAAAGTGTAATATAATGTAATGGTTCTACTTTTGTGGGTGGTTCTTGTGTTTGGTTGAGGTAATACATCAAAATGGAATGGAACCAAGTGGTTACGTTCCTTCTCAGACCTGGCGGCTTCTCCTCTGAAGCCATGGCGTCTGTCCCTGCTCCCACCCCCGTGACAGGTCTCAATGACGACGGAttcattcatgtatttttcccCTATAGACGCTCAATTGAAACCCGCTGCATAGCAATAGATGAGTATGCACGTGTTTAGTTTAAATTACCTGTAtattatttatttagttaGGAGGTGGAGTAGTTagagttttcaattttgctATGTGGTCGAGTTTCTCTTGTAACTTGAATATTTGCCTCTGCCTCTGGTGCCGGCTTAAAAGAATGTTCTATCCAGATTGAAACTAGAGTgttctgttttgcatggtattTATAACGGAGTAGCGGACGTAGAAGTAACCATTGGGTCCTGGATGTTAACTTTTCTTACTCCTGTATGAAGTGTTTCGGGTTAACGAATCGTCGACGTAAGGAGTGCAATGCTGATGATGAACCACAGAGGATCTAGGTTTGCCGATCTACTCATCGATCGTCCCATCATGGCATCATGCCATTTGTTTGAGCAAACTACTACTCATACTCCACCTACGTAGGTTTCACTCCTTACCGTGCGTACTGTCCAAAGCTGAAACTCCGTCGTGTGCTTGTCATGCTAAccatcttccttttttttcttgagatcTTTTACGGTGCCTTCAAGTTGTTGTGAGGCGTCTATTTTATTTGATCCGAAAGCCCACATTAATTTATACTGAGGGTAAAAACAGGAGTATCAAAACGGACTGGTACTTAGATGAAGGGCAAAATCGGTACGTAGTCCCAAAAAATATCGCGCACgacacgaaaaaaaaaactcctgcAGAAAAATGCCGACCCAGGCCCATCTGACCGAGCTCTCCCTCATCGTCTCGGTCGCTCGAAACTCCGGAACGAGTCGTTCCTCATCCGCTCACGCTGTGCCAAACGAGGAACGGAGTCGGCCGGCCTGTTTTGGAGCAGAGGAACCTGGGGGCGGAGCTGGTGCCGCCGGCCTGTTTTGGAGCAGGCCGGGCGAAGGTCGTATGGTAGCATGGAGCGAAGGGCTGGGGTTCCAGGCGGCGTGCACAGCGGCAAGCATGACGAGAGAGAGCTCTATGGTTGCAGCCTGACCAGGGAGAGGTCTACTACGGTGACAGTCTGAAGGGGTGGTGACGGCACAGGACGGAGCGGCGCTCCGTTTATTTCACGATGATGCCGACGTctggagatcgatcgatgtatCCCTGCTTTTTTTTGCTGATCGGTAGTTTTTGGGTTTCATGGGCCTCATCCGGTCAGGCCTAAGGCCTATGAAAAAATATTGGACGCGAAAAGTCTAAACTACCCAAATCCAACAGCTAAACAATCGACTgatctataaaaaaaattcagatggCTCAGTTatagcaaaaaaattcaaacaattGTGACTGAGctagtattatttctttatttcttgaCCGGGAAAAAAAGGACCCACAGAGTGAGGGTGGGGAAACAATACACACCGACACGGCGTGCTCTGTACCCTGGTTATTTGGTGTGTATTTTCCAATCCCCGGACAGTTGCATAACCAAAGCGTTGACATGCACATGCGTATTTTCAATTATATGAAACACGCTGGATTGATCAAGCATCGTCCATTGATAAGATATCCCGGAATCACGTGGAAGTCGATCTCATTAGTAAGTAATAATTCCCAAGTGCGGCGCTACTTGACTATTTCTGGGCCATAGTTTCAAAGTAAAAATGAACTAATGCTCGGCCAGCATGTGCTCGTCCTCATTTGAGCCATCACTAAGCACAAGTTAATTTCATGCAAAGGGCACACCTGGGTCAATCCTTTATCGTAAACG contains:
- the LOC104585389 gene encoding uncharacterized protein LOC104585389, which translates into the protein MATAGRFEGGLELRRRKGRRRCVCERFRGTLGVGIFGHIYPQVHLPLIKSNLLPRMNTPTCKRNDIFALGKKIRNEEASPFDFFLSRSHDPPGIRDQRPVRRTWPATGTEGLAAGSRDSKLRDKEFDKCDADENYMSGGDRATPLLGEDVSISLDESNMNTTRDRIVNSLYISRQR
- the LOC100832517 gene encoding RNA polymerase II C-terminal domain phosphatase-like 1 — encoded protein: MIKSVVYFGHIPIGDVDVWPKGETNLAAAAWVREIRLDRLSPPSERCPPLAVLHTVSSRCLVMESRLTVTADEPPPPLVDMHTACLRDNKTAVFPLGAEEIHLVAMKDKRNLPNHVCFWAYKLPLGLYNSCLSMLNLRCLGIVFDLDETLIVANTTRSFEDRIDALQRKLSNETDPQRISGMLAEIKRYQDDRSMLKQYIESDQVIDGGKVYKVQSEVVPPLADNPQPMIRPIIRLQEKSIIFTRINPSIRDTSVLVRLRPAWDDLRSYLIARGRKRFEVYVCTMAERDYALEMWRLLDPDSRLINSVQLPDRLVCVKSGSRKSLLNVFHDGSCHPGMALVIDDRLKVWDEKDQGRVHVVPAFSPYYAPQAEENFPIPVLCVARNIACNVRGGFFKEFDEGLLPWISEVHFDDELNHVPSAPDVGNYLVSEDESASILSVNKDPLAFDGMAGPEVERRLKEAGHSVQTVGPITTNVDVMSVASNQQLVTPSSIPLAPVLGMVPLNNVQGPQYQSAIVDPLQGSPAREEGEVPESELDPDTRRRLLILQHGQDTRDPTPPFPAEPSVEVQVSVPPVQSQGNSFFMEDWMDPRSLDRTSMGFPLESDSVHYDKKQPPQPSYFHGGDDHLSSDRFNYQNQRYTSQLPHSEDCRMLPNQAPTTYRSFSGEGTATQRLHSGQRSGQLESGHQFVQYTETSGGVLQEIAAKCGFKVEYQSTLCDTAELRFSIEVWVLGEKVGEGMGRTRKEAQRQAADISLRNLADKFLSFDPDKMTVLKDNGFSSNPNVFRYTGSNRDNMLTPANTSDDSRYMNERLDNSSKSTGSVAALKELCTAEGYNLIFHAQPSLSDSSTGKEVHAQVEIGGQILGQGVGATWEEAKLQAADGALGTLKYMLGQLGQKRSGSPRSFPSNFGKRFKPDFQRTVQRVPSGRYARNDGRVP